DNA sequence from the Methanofollis formosanus genome:
CCTTTGCTGATCCTGAAAAAGAGGAATACCGTCCTCTCCCCCATATTCTGCAAGGAGAACCGGAAGAGAGGCATGCTGAATTTCTGGAAGGTAGTGTTTCGGTTCGAGAGAGTATTCAAGTCCCAGAGAGTTCTGGAATTTGCTCCCCGGTTCACCACTAAAATCCCCCCCGCAAAAAAAGAGAGACAATGTGGCAGGCCAGAGCCCCGCCACTCCCCTCACTGCCGGCCCATCTTCTTTCGTGCCAGGGCCTCCACCCGTGCAAGATCGACCGGTTCGCCCACCTCGAGGAGCCCGGCGTTCACCGCCTCCTCAAAGAAGCCCCGGCCAGTCGAAGTCCTGATGAGCAGGGTGGTGTAGCCCGCAGGACTTCCCACCGCCCCCGCCGAGATATCGGCCCCCCACGCCGCAAAATCGGTGCAGTGCCGGCACCCCTCCGGTATGCATGTCTCAAGTTCGTCGAGCGGGAGCTCGAAGGTCCGCTCGCCGGCCGTCACCCTGAGACTCCCCCGCACATCCATCCTTTCGATCTCCCAGGGTTCGATCCCGAGTTCGCCTCTGACCTTTCCTTCCATCAACCGCTCGTAGTCGAAGGTCTCGGTGCAGAAGAGCCCGACCACCAGGCGGACCGCCCTGGCATAGGGGGCATGGAGGTCGAGTCCGCTCGAACGGATCCGTGCAAGGGCCGCTGCTGCACACGGCAGGGCGACGACGGCGACCCGCCGGTACTTGCGGACGACCACCGCCTCCTTGAGCGCCGCAAGGAGCGGCACCCACCAGTTGTACCTGCTTCCGGCCTGGGCGACGAGCGCCTCCTTCCCGGTGATCACCACCGACTGCGGCTTCCTGGTCCAGGGGTCCTCTGCAACCGTGACCACGGCGTCGACCAGACCTTTATCGAGGGCGTTGACCAGGAGGGCCGTCACCGCCCCTCCGCTCTGCCGGCCAGGGATCGGGAAGGTCGCCCGCGCCGTCACCGCCGAGCGATAGTCCCCGAGCGGATCGGCGGGCCGACTCAGGCCCTCCACCCGCGGGCACGCGAGATAACAGGAACCGCACGGCACATCGTCCGCCTCCATCTTGCAGTACCTCGGGGGCTCAGGGTGGGCGGGCGAACCGGGCGGGAAAGTGAAGGCGTCGACCGGGCAGACCGCCGTGCAGGCCCCGCACCGGGTGCAGAGCCCCTTTTCCCAGACTTCGCGTTCCAGATCTTTGTAATTCTTCTCAGCCATCGTCTTCACTCCCACGTATATTTCCCGGCAAACGGCCTGGCGCTCGCCGGTCCGATCCTGGTGTACTCGTCCGCCAGGAGGGACGCCGCATCGCACCCGAAGTGCCGGCAGTACTCCTCGACGAGCGGCCTGATCCGGGTGCGCTCCTCCTCGCCGAAGGGCTTCTTCACCGCACCCACGGCCAGACACCGGTCGTCGACCTCGCCCCTGACATAGATCTCGCCGCCATGGATCCCGCTGGCAAGCCCCCGTTCGGCAAAGGGCTCTTTTGAGCCCCGTCTCAGGAGGAGGATCGTCCCGCCGGCCATATATTCGCCGAGGAAAGCCCGCGCCTCCCCGCCGACGACCAGGTACGGGTGGCGGGCATTGTAGGCCTTCATGTGGATCCCGCCGCGGTACCCGATATCGTCCCTGACAAAGACCATCCCGCCCCGCATCGAATGGGCGACGGCGTCCCCCGCGCTCCCGTGGATGACCAACCGTCCCGCCTCCATCGTGTTCCCGGGCGCATGGTCGGCATTGCCGTGGACGAACACCGTCGGCCCCCGCATAAACATCCCGATGTCGCCGCCCGGCACACCGTTCACCGTGAGCGTCACCTCGCCCACCAGACCGTCGGCGATGAACCGCTGGCCCAGCACATGCTCGAGGACGATCTCGTCCTCGCCGGCGGCCACCGCCTCGCGCACCTGCCGGTTGAGGGGGGTGTAGTGAAGATCCGTCGCATCGATTCTCATAACCATCTTCACGCCCCCGCCGGCACGACATCCAGCACCTGCAACATCCCCTCGTCGAGCATATAGCCGCGCAACCGGTCGCGGTTGCCCCGCAGACTCTCGATCGCGTTGATCCCGGCTGCGCCCATCAACTCGGAGACCTCCATGGTCCACGCCTCGATGAGGTTGGCGACATGCACCGCCTCCTTCTCCGGGTCGAGACGGGCGACCAGGTCGGGGCGCTGGGTGGCGATCCCCCACGGGCAGAGCCCGCGGTAGCAGTTGCCGCAGACCCGGCACCCCATCGCCACCAGGGCCGCGGTCCCGATATAGATCGCGTCGGCACCGAGGGCGATCGCCTTGGTCACATCGGCGGCGTTCCTGATCCCGCCGCTCGCGATGACCGAGATCTCGTTTCGCACCCCCTGATCGCGGAGTTTGGCGTCCACCGCCGAGACCGCCGCCTCGATCGGGATGCCCACGTGGTCGCGGAAGACCTTCGGCGCCGCCCCGGTCCCGCCGCGGAAGCCGTCGACCACCACGGCGTCGGCACCCGACCTGGCGATCCCGGCCGCGATCGCCGCGGCGTTGTGGACGGCGGCGATCTTGACGAAGACCGGCTTTTTCCACTCGGTCGCCTCCTTGAGCGAGCGCACCAGCTGCGCCAGATCCTCGATGGAGTAGATATCGTGGTGGGGCGCCGGACTGATCGCGTCGCTCCCGAGCGGGATCATCCTGGTGCAGGAGACGTCGGCGCAGACCTTCTCGCCGGGGAGGTGCCCGCCGATCCCGGGCTTGGCGCCCTGTCCGATCTTGATCTCGACGGCCGCTCCGCGTTCGAGATAGTCGATCCCGACCCCGAACCGTCCCGAGGCCACCTGCACGATGAGGCGGTCCTGGTACGGGTAGAGGTCAGGGTGCATCCCGCCCTCGCCGGTCCCCATAAACGTCCCGGTCTTATGCACGGCCCTGGCCAGGGCGAGCTGGGCGTTGAGCGAGATCGCCCCGTAACTCATGTGCCCGATCATAATCGGGGTCTCGAGCATGAGGTTGGGAGTGAGCTTCGTCTCCAGTTCCACATCGCCGGCCCCGGTCCGGGAGAACTCCAGCTTCCTCGGCTTCTTGCCCAGATAGGTCCGCAACTCCATCGGTTCCCTGAGCGGGTCGATGGAGGGGTTGGTGACCTGGCAGGCATCCAGGAGGAGGCGGTCGAAGATCGAAGGGAGAGGTTGGGCATTGCCCATCCCGGCCAGGATGATCTTTCCGGTCCGCGCCTGGTTGAAGATCGCCTCCCGCGCCTCGGCGGTCCAGACCGGGTGGGAGCGGTAGTCCACCGGCCGCTCCTCCAGGCTGATCGCATCGCGCGGGCACATGGCGATGCAGCGATGGCATGCCGTGCAGTTCCTGGAGACCGCGGTGATCCGGTCCCCTTCCCATCGGAACGTCCCATACGGGCAGTTCTCGATGCACCGCCCGCACTCCATGCACCGGTCGCGGTCGATGGTGACCCGGTACTTCACAGGGACACTCCCGAGCACCATCAGCGCACCCTCCCGATCACCGGTTCGCCGGCGCCAGGCATCCAGACACGGTCCAGTTCGGGGGCCATTCTGCGGATCGCCGCTTCTTCGCTGGAGATGTAGAGGCGGTCCCCCTCCTCGGCGGCGACCAGGGGCCTGAGTTTGATCCGGTCGGTGAACCCGACGATCCCGTCGCGGTTGGCGACCACGATCGCAAACGGGCCGTTCATCATCGCAGAACCGTAGGTGAGACGGATGGCCCGGTACAGGTCTTTCTCACGCTCGGGCATCTCGTCGATCTCGTCCCAGAACGGCGGGGCAAGCGCACGGACGGCGAGTTCATCGTCGAGGCCGTGCCGCCGGGCCAGCAGGTCGACCAGGTAGGCCACCACCTCGGTGTCGGTGAACATCGTGCACTTGTACCCGAAACTCTCGATGTACCGGCGGTTGGTACCATAACTGGTGATCTCGCCGTTGTGGACGACGCTCCAGTCCAGGAGGTTGAAGGGGTGGGCCCCGCCCCACCAGCCCCGGGTGTTGGTCGGGTAGCGGTTGTGGGCAAGCCAGATATAGCCCTTATAGTCCTGGATACGATAGAAGTCGGCGACCTCTTCGGGCCATCCGGCCGCCTTGAAGACCCCGATGTTCTTGCCAGAGGAATAGATCAGGGTCCCGGGTATTGTGGTGTTCACCTTCATCACCAGATAGGTGACGATGTCCTCCTCGGGCGAGGGGGTACCGGTCATCAGCGAGGCGTCGGGCCTGAAGAAATAACGCCACGGGGTGTGAACCTTCTTCAGGCGCGGCTGCTCGTAGGTCGGGATCTCTTCTTCATGGACGATTGCTCCCCAGGTCTCGAGGAGGGTGTCCAGCGAAGCCTTGGTCTCGATGATGTTGTCGAAGAAGACATGGAGGGCGTAGCAATCGGCATACTCAGGATAGGCACCGTACACTGCATACCCGGCACCTTCCCCGCTGCCCCGTTCATTCATCATCGAGAGAGCATCTTTGATTCTGGCGCCGTCCATCGCCGCCCCCGAACGGTCGACGACGCTGATGATTCCACACATAATCCGCTCCAGCACCACCCGACAGGGTGGCGGTGCTCGTTACCCATAGCTCCAGTAACCATATATAGTATTGGGTGGAACCATGTTTCCATTATGCCAGCCGACGAGGTTACAGCACTGCTGGAGAGAATCGAAGCAGACGGCGTCAAATTCATCCGTCTGCAGTTTTCCGACCTCCAGGGACAACCGAAAAACGTGGCGATCCCCCCCATCCAGGCAGAGAAGGCACTGACCGATGGCATCTCATTCGACGGTTCATCGATCGAGGGTTTCGCCAGGATCGAAGAGTCCGACATGGTGCTGAAGCCCGACATGGCGACCTACACCCTCCTCCCCTGGAGGAAGGAAGAAGGACGGGTCGCCCGTTTCATCTGCGACGTCCATCTCCCGGACGGGAGGCCGTTCGAGGGGGACCCGCGGCAGATCCTCAAGAAGGTCGTGGCCGACGCCGCAAAGGACGGATACGAGTTCAACACCGGACCCGAACTGGAGTTCTTCCTCTTCAAGATGATCAACGGCAGGCCGTCCCTCGAGTTCCAGGACCATGGCGGCTACTTCGACCTCGCCCCCACCGACCTCGCCGAGAACGTGAGGCGGGCCATCGTCCTCGCGCTCACCGAAATGGGCTTCGTGGTCGAGGCCTCGCACCACGAGGTAGCCAAGAGCCAGCACGAGATCGACTTCAAGTACGGACCCGCACTCCAGACCGCGGATAACGTGGTCTCCTTCAAGTTCGCCACCAAGACGATCGCCCTCATGAACGAACTCCATGCCACCTTCATGGCCAAGCCGATCTACGGGATCAACGGGAGCGGGATGCACACCAACTGTTCGCTCTTCAAAGACGGCGAGAACGCCTTCTATGACCCCGACGCACCGCGCCAGCTCTCGGAGACCGCCCTGCACTTCATCGGTGGCGTCCTGAAGCATGTCAGGGGGATCACCAGGATCGCCAACCCGACCATCAACTCGTACAAGCGCCTGGTGCCGGGCTACGAGGCCCCGGTCTACATCTCGTGGAGCGCCTCGAACCGGACGGCCCTCTGCCGCGTTCCCTCGCCCCGCGGCAAGTCCACCAGGATGGAACTGCGCAGCCCGGACCCGACCTGCAATGCCTATCTCACCTTTGCGGTCATCCTCGCCGCGGGGATGGACGGCGTGCGCAACCGGATCGAACCGCCGGTAAGCGCCGACCAGAACATCTTCGAGCTCTCGAAGGAGGAGAGACTGGCCGCCGGGATCGACACCCTGCCCGACAACCTCCTCGAGGCGAACGAGTACCTGCTGAAGGACGAACTCCTCTGCTCGGTCCTCGGGCCCCACGTCGTCGAGAACCTCACCAGGCTTGCCGAGATGGAGTGGGACAGTTACCGGTCGATGGTCCATCCCTGGGAAGTGGACCAGTACTTCTACCAGCACTGAGAGAGATCTCTCCTCTTTTTTCAGTCGCGCTCCGGCTCCGCTCCGGGCCACCACACCGGCCCGTTTCAGGAGGGGACCGGCTGCCTGAGCGGCAGAAACCTATTTATGCAACCTCCCCAGAGTTCAACGAGTTAAATAACCCCAATATGGGCCCATATTTTAATATTGCGTCAATAATGTACTTAA
Encoded proteins:
- a CDS encoding Coenzyme F420 hydrogenase/dehydrogenase, beta subunit C-terminal domain, whose product is MAEKNYKDLEREVWEKGLCTRCGACTAVCPVDAFTFPPGSPAHPEPPRYCKMEADDVPCGSCYLACPRVEGLSRPADPLGDYRSAVTARATFPIPGRQSGGAVTALLVNALDKGLVDAVVTVAEDPWTRKPQSVVITGKEALVAQAGSRYNWWVPLLAALKEAVVVRKYRRVAVVALPCAAAALARIRSSGLDLHAPYARAVRLVVGLFCTETFDYERLMEGKVRGELGIEPWEIERMDVRGSLRVTAGERTFELPLDELETCIPEGCRHCTDFAAWGADISAGAVGSPAGYTTLLIRTSTGRGFFEEAVNAGLLEVGEPVDLARVEALARKKMGRQ
- a CDS encoding glutamate synthase-related protein — protein: MVLGSVPVKYRVTIDRDRCMECGRCIENCPYGTFRWEGDRITAVSRNCTACHRCIAMCPRDAISLEERPVDYRSHPVWTAEAREAIFNQARTGKIILAGMGNAQPLPSIFDRLLLDACQVTNPSIDPLREPMELRTYLGKKPRKLEFSRTGAGDVELETKLTPNLMLETPIMIGHMSYGAISLNAQLALARAVHKTGTFMGTGEGGMHPDLYPYQDRLIVQVASGRFGVGIDYLERGAAVEIKIGQGAKPGIGGHLPGEKVCADVSCTRMIPLGSDAISPAPHHDIYSIEDLAQLVRSLKEATEWKKPVFVKIAAVHNAAAIAAGIARSGADAVVVDGFRGGTGAAPKVFRDHVGIPIEAAVSAVDAKLRDQGVRNEISVIASGGIRNAADVTKAIALGADAIYIGTAALVAMGCRVCGNCYRGLCPWGIATQRPDLVARLDPEKEAVHVANLIEAWTMEVSELMGAAGINAIESLRGNRDRLRGYMLDEGMLQVLDVVPAGA
- a CDS encoding class II glutamine amidotransferase → MCGIISVVDRSGAAMDGARIKDALSMMNERGSGEGAGYAVYGAYPEYADCYALHVFFDNIIETKASLDTLLETWGAIVHEEEIPTYEQPRLKKVHTPWRYFFRPDASLMTGTPSPEEDIVTYLVMKVNTTIPGTLIYSSGKNIGVFKAAGWPEEVADFYRIQDYKGYIWLAHNRYPTNTRGWWGGAHPFNLLDWSVVHNGEITSYGTNRRYIESFGYKCTMFTDTEVVAYLVDLLARRHGLDDELAVRALAPPFWDEIDEMPEREKDLYRAIRLTYGSAMMNGPFAIVVANRDGIVGFTDRIKLRPLVAAEEGDRLYISSEEAAIRRMAPELDRVWMPGAGEPVIGRVR
- the glnA gene encoding type I glutamate--ammonia ligase, yielding MPADEVTALLERIEADGVKFIRLQFSDLQGQPKNVAIPPIQAEKALTDGISFDGSSIEGFARIEESDMVLKPDMATYTLLPWRKEEGRVARFICDVHLPDGRPFEGDPRQILKKVVADAAKDGYEFNTGPELEFFLFKMINGRPSLEFQDHGGYFDLAPTDLAENVRRAIVLALTEMGFVVEASHHEVAKSQHEIDFKYGPALQTADNVVSFKFATKTIALMNELHATFMAKPIYGINGSGMHTNCSLFKDGENAFYDPDAPRQLSETALHFIGGVLKHVRGITRIANPTINSYKRLVPGYEAPVYISWSASNRTALCRVPSPRGKSTRMELRSPDPTCNAYLTFAVILAAGMDGVRNRIEPPVSADQNIFELSKEERLAAGIDTLPDNLLEANEYLLKDELLCSVLGPHVVENLTRLAEMEWDSYRSMVHPWEVDQYFYQH